The following are encoded together in the Streptomyces flavofungini genome:
- the sepX gene encoding divisome protein SepX/GlpR → MSSSGLIYAVIVGAWAAYLVPMWLRRQDELNEARPTERFSTAIRLLSGRAGMERRYAKDLQARSPEEESRSDPDAVTDSVDVRAFAVPPGQEREGRATDSRGRAPAARPKPRTSAAEQAPHGAQARAGARPAAKPGPGQGPGTVGGSGAERGQGQPYGQGQPHGQGQPHGQGQGPSAAARRAAAADAAARARRTKVLARRRRTTVMLFLAFTVGTIVAAVGGFAFLWAPAVPAALLSAYIVYLRRQERRRFTYTMDRRRAEAAARRLRERQPRGREASAEPAAEEPAPESETGLSALAADRRALVEQTDHAEWVDQQRERQHGPGRADSWDPVPVPLPTYVTAPVAPRAPGSVDLGAPDTWSSARSSTAEPAADRRSAPGAAAAEAAEAAEEQRADGEGGEGGADGGRSDARRAASARRSRERGRTPLFDQYDDSADGRPRAANE, encoded by the coding sequence GTGGCTCCGTAGGCAGGACGAGCTCAACGAAGCCCGTCCGACGGAACGCTTCAGCACCGCCATCCGGCTGCTGTCCGGACGGGCGGGAATGGAGCGCCGGTACGCCAAGGACCTGCAAGCGCGCTCGCCTGAGGAGGAGTCGCGCAGCGACCCGGACGCCGTGACCGACTCGGTCGACGTCCGGGCCTTCGCCGTGCCTCCGGGGCAGGAACGCGAGGGGCGCGCCACGGACTCCCGCGGCCGTGCCCCGGCCGCCCGGCCCAAGCCCCGCACGTCCGCCGCCGAACAGGCGCCGCACGGCGCCCAGGCGCGCGCCGGCGCGCGCCCGGCCGCCAAGCCGGGGCCCGGGCAGGGGCCCGGGACGGTCGGGGGCTCCGGCGCGGAGCGGGGCCAGGGCCAGCCGTACGGACAGGGTCAGCCGCACGGGCAGGGTCAGCCGCACGGGCAGGGTCAGGGGCCGTCCGCCGCCGCCCGGCGTGCCGCCGCTGCCGACGCCGCCGCGCGGGCCCGGCGCACGAAGGTGCTCGCGCGCCGTCGCCGCACCACGGTGATGCTGTTCCTCGCCTTCACCGTCGGCACGATCGTCGCCGCGGTCGGCGGCTTCGCGTTCCTGTGGGCGCCCGCCGTCCCGGCCGCGCTGCTGAGCGCGTACATCGTCTACCTCCGGCGCCAGGAGCGGCGCCGCTTCACGTACACGATGGACCGGCGCCGGGCCGAGGCCGCCGCGCGGCGGCTGCGCGAACGGCAGCCGCGCGGGCGCGAGGCGAGCGCCGAGCCCGCCGCCGAGGAGCCCGCACCAGAGTCGGAGACAGGTCTGTCGGCGCTCGCCGCCGACCGCCGCGCCCTCGTCGAGCAGACCGACCACGCCGAGTGGGTCGACCAGCAGCGCGAGCGTCAGCACGGCCCCGGCCGCGCCGACAGCTGGGACCCGGTCCCGGTGCCGCTGCCGACGTACGTGACGGCGCCGGTCGCCCCGCGCGCCCCCGGCAGCGTCGACCTGGGCGCCCCCGACACCTGGAGCTCGGCCCGGTCGAGCACCGCCGAGCCCGCCGCCGACCGCAGGTCCGCGCCGGGCGCGGCGGCGGCCGAGGCCGCCGAGGCCGCCGAGGAGCAGCGGGCTGACGGCGAGGGCGGCGAGGGCGGAGCCGACGGCGGCCGCAGCGACGCCCGCCGCGCGGCCTCCGCCCGCCGCTCCCGCGAGCGCGGCCGCACCCCGCTGTTCGACCAGTACGACGACAGCGCCGACGGGCGCCCGCGCGCCGCCAACGAGTGA